One genomic segment of Leptolyngbya subtilissima AS-A7 includes these proteins:
- a CDS encoding DUF6361 family protein has protein sequence MASSFTWLDYSEQDRRKMLDVISLFREQTTRDELGIGAIRDAFANLFFPGVSTIQTRARYFLFIPWVYQDLVNRKTTSQQVDGKLRQQEVALINILAESADKDGTIGKVSRAALKRLPSSIYWYGLGSWGIYRYGGSQQEYHQAFDRLNRSSRRTQHNDDGDILSLQSTEWDPHLPQAPADFPASASFRLTAEEAEYLADRIAQRHPRSLLAHLVRQSEPSKSRFPWQHPAVDSLPPDLQEQLLHAQNFSELIHGAALLYNLMLAEAKPDATLAELYRTDLQQWATQLSARVEALQGWNRQAFWQLVNQQAGPVRITQSFVNYWFDLALDPDSAFSVADNAAAKALIHDREVALKGQQARLDNPRALELWLGNSGALQLNFRWPTVSKILNDVLTGLAQQEADYDVAA, from the coding sequence ATGGCTTCATCTTTTACCTGGCTCGATTACTCCGAGCAAGATCGACGCAAAATGCTCGATGTCATCAGCCTCTTTCGCGAACAGACCACCCGCGACGAGCTGGGCATTGGGGCCATCCGTGACGCCTTCGCGAATCTGTTCTTTCCGGGCGTTAGCACCATCCAAACCCGTGCCCGCTACTTTCTCTTCATTCCCTGGGTCTACCAAGACCTAGTCAACCGCAAGACTACCTCCCAGCAGGTCGATGGTAAGCTGCGCCAGCAAGAGGTCGCCCTCATCAACATCCTGGCCGAGAGCGCTGACAAAGACGGCACCATCGGCAAAGTATCTAGGGCCGCGCTCAAACGCTTACCCAGTAGCATCTACTGGTACGGCTTGGGCAGCTGGGGTATCTATCGCTATGGGGGATCCCAGCAGGAGTATCACCAGGCCTTTGACCGGTTGAACCGGTCGAGCCGCCGCACCCAGCACAACGACGATGGTGACATTCTGAGTCTGCAAAGTACCGAGTGGGATCCCCATTTGCCCCAGGCTCCGGCAGACTTCCCCGCTAGTGCATCCTTCCGCCTCACAGCAGAAGAAGCTGAATACCTGGCTGATCGCATTGCCCAACGGCATCCCAGGTCATTGTTAGCCCACCTCGTGCGTCAATCAGAACCGTCAAAGTCTCGATTTCCATGGCAGCACCCAGCCGTAGATAGCCTTCCCCCTGACCTGCAAGAGCAGCTGCTTCACGCCCAGAACTTCTCAGAACTGATCCACGGGGCGGCCTTGCTCTATAACCTCATGCTGGCCGAAGCCAAACCTGACGCGACCTTAGCTGAGTTGTACCGAACTGACCTACAGCAGTGGGCCACCCAATTGAGCGCCCGGGTTGAAGCCTTACAAGGGTGGAACCGGCAAGCCTTCTGGCAGTTAGTGAATCAACAGGCTGGACCGGTGAGAATAACCCAGTCCTTCGTCAATTATTGGTTTGACCTGGCCCTTGATCCCGACAGCGCTTTCTCCGTAGCCGATAATGCCGCTGCCAAAGCCTTGATTCACGACCGAGAAGTCGCACTCAAGGGTCAGCAGGCAAGACTAGATAACCCACGTGCTCTAGAGCTGTGGCTGGGGAATTCAGGTGCTTTACAGCTCAATTTTCGCTGGCCCACAGTTAGCAAAATCTTGAACGATGTTCTCACTGGCCTAGCCCAACAGGAGGCCGATTATGATGTTGCAGCCTAG
- a CDS encoding tetratricopeptide repeat protein, protein MPYTRAACPEGVELAKRALSKKGWTRRYLLSQVVLDDDSRDDSEDQKSPISDSTVKRFFQGKPIQAAVFGGICAALELDPNVMEWGAQPALPSDVAIPAVAASPKSTLPYLWGLPQDRNRCFTGRDELLRDMQAALAKDRRVALAGLGGIGKIQTALEYVYRHLDTYRHVFWVKAEQPDELMADYAVIANSLQIPGYQQTEQPAVAKAFQRWLAAQEGWLLVLDNADDVAMVKPWLPVGPQGHLMLTTRAQALGTVAQRLEIKQLSPEDGALLLLRRAKLVAETATLDAADAEDRALALSLTTELDGLPLALDQAGAYIEEQCLTLTEYLALYRDEKATLLATRGELTDDHPSVMVTFALAFQKVAEQSTAAADLVRVCAFLAPDDIPEELFTTGVAELGEYLSPAASQKKVLNEALAAAIRYSLVSRNRNRQTLTIHRLVQEALRVEMAEEEQKQWAERVVNAVTEVFPNADYENWLQCQRIITHAEVATQLIGDYSLESKTTALLQIRTGYYLDQQGRYSDAEPLYAEALAMDKRLLGDEHPDVATSLNNLAVLYNSQGRYHDAESFYLDALTIRKQQLGESHPHTVTTQNLLKALRETMQLQGSPDDVDQPV, encoded by the coding sequence ATGCCCTACACGCGAGCCGCTTGCCCTGAAGGTGTTGAGTTAGCCAAACGAGCGCTATCTAAGAAAGGCTGGACTCGGAGATATCTACTCTCCCAGGTTGTTTTAGACGATGACAGCCGCGATGACAGTGAAGATCAAAAATCACCCATCAGCGACTCGACGGTTAAGCGTTTTTTTCAGGGCAAGCCTATTCAGGCGGCTGTATTTGGCGGCATCTGTGCGGCTCTGGAGTTAGATCCGAATGTGATGGAATGGGGTGCTCAGCCTGCCTTACCCTCTGATGTGGCGATCCCGGCAGTTGCTGCAAGCCCTAAGAGCACCCTGCCCTATCTTTGGGGGTTGCCCCAAGATCGCAATCGGTGCTTTACCGGACGCGATGAGCTGCTAAGGGATATGCAGGCTGCTTTGGCCAAAGACCGGCGGGTGGCGCTGGCCGGGCTAGGGGGTATTGGCAAAATCCAGACTGCCTTGGAATATGTCTACCGCCATTTGGATACCTACCGCCACGTTTTTTGGGTCAAGGCCGAGCAGCCCGATGAACTGATGGCTGACTATGCGGTCATTGCTAACAGCCTGCAAATACCGGGGTATCAGCAAACCGAGCAACCGGCGGTGGCGAAGGCATTTCAGCGGTGGTTGGCAGCACAAGAAGGCTGGCTGCTGGTTTTAGATAATGCCGACGATGTGGCGATGGTGAAACCCTGGTTGCCGGTGGGGCCACAGGGGCACCTAATGCTAACCACCCGCGCCCAGGCACTGGGTACGGTGGCACAACGGCTAGAGATAAAACAACTGTCCCCAGAGGATGGGGCGCTGCTGTTGCTGCGGCGGGCCAAACTGGTGGCCGAAACCGCAACGCTTGACGCTGCCGACGCTGAGGATAGAGCACTGGCCCTGAGCTTAACGACGGAGTTAGATGGTCTGCCGCTGGCCCTAGACCAGGCCGGGGCCTATATCGAAGAGCAGTGCTTGACCCTGACTGAGTATTTGGCGCTGTACCGGGACGAGAAAGCTACCCTGCTGGCGACCAGGGGTGAACTGACCGATGACCACCCCAGCGTGATGGTAACGTTTGCGCTGGCGTTTCAAAAGGTGGCGGAGCAAAGTACGGCGGCGGCTGACCTGGTGCGAGTCTGTGCGTTTTTGGCCCCCGACGACATACCTGAAGAGCTTTTTACAACGGGTGTGGCTGAACTGGGGGAGTACCTGAGCCCTGCTGCTAGCCAGAAAAAAGTATTAAATGAGGCGCTAGCGGCTGCCATTCGATACTCATTGGTAAGTCGTAACCGGAATCGCCAAACCCTGACCATTCATCGACTGGTGCAGGAGGCATTGAGGGTGGAGATGGCGGAGGAAGAGCAGAAACAATGGGCTGAGCGAGTGGTAAATGCAGTTACTGAGGTATTTCCTAATGCGGATTATGAAAATTGGCTTCAGTGCCAGCGAATTATTACCCATGCTGAGGTTGCTACTCAACTGATTGGTGACTATAGCCTGGAGTCGAAAACGACTGCGCTATTGCAAATCCGAACGGGCTATTACCTTGATCAGCAGGGCCGTTATAGCGACGCGGAACCGCTGTATGCCGAAGCCTTAGCAATGGATAAACGGCTGCTGGGCGATGAGCATCCGGATGTGGCCACTAGTCTGAATAATCTGGCTGTGCTCTATAACTCTCAAGGTCGCTACCACGACGCAGAATCTTTCTACCTCGACGCTTTGACCATCCGCAAGCAGCAACTCGGGGAAAGCCACCCTCATACAGTTACTACCCAAAATCTACTGAAAGCACTCCGAGAAACTATGCAATTGCAAGGTAGCCCCGATGATGTAGACCAGCCGGTATAG
- a CDS encoding helicase-related protein, whose translation MTHQTRPNPQTVLDGLKDFQCRTVDYAFQRLYTDPNPTNRFLIADEVGLGKTLVARGLIAKAVDHLWDKVDRIDIVYICSNAEIARQNIQRLNITGTRDFSLASRITLLPLQLHGLKQNRINFVSFTPGTSFDMKSSLGMAEERILLHQLLDKVWQFENKAAPLNIFQGTSGKDNFRGHVDWFKRYRSIDETLAAAFHTRLKQQIQDDRAIGKPDLHTRFEELCDRFHRFREHVPEEDRRLRNQFVGDLRALLARACISALEPDLIILDEFQRFKHLLDAEDTNEVSQLAHELFSYQAEDSSVKVVLLSATPYKMYTMAHEQATGNHYSDFLQTIRFLKSHADQSEYFEALLGQYRRELLALKDGNLENLKTLKSKLEHDLRQVMARTERLSASADRDGMLAEIPSTNTKLETQDVLAYLALQQIGELLGQHDTLEYWKSAPYLLNFMENYEIKRAFGHAIAGSEHTAKMLQTLSSHPELTLSLSELETYQKIDPCNARLRGLMADTVNTGAWQLLWLPPSLPYYDLAGPFKNPDLARLTKRLVFSSWQVVPKVIATLLSYEAERQMISAFEEAPENSSEARKRRRPLLRFGKANTRLTGMPVLGLLYPSTVLARECDPLTFALQSSNRPSQQALLAHTQQTIARLLESLKTTFNIQVPESGPEDETWYWAAPMLLDWHRDPEATQAWFGQADLAGKWKGRQDAGADEQPEGESLWAEHVHHAQQVQDLVADLGRPPADLAEVLAQVAIASPAITALRSLMRVIGQSESLTNIQIRNKAAELAWSFRSLFNQAEVTTLLRGMNRQEPYWRRVLEYCLDGGLQSVLDEYMHILLESSGLLKASAEEIAAQLTNTISEALSLRTSVMSVDEVRLHPNQIERASEGCYKMRGHFALRFGDNPSDSDRVLNRSEHVRDAFNSPFRPFVLATTSIGQEGLDFHPYCHAIVHWNLPTNPVDLEQREGRIHRYKGHAVRKNLAQNYSTRVVNQPNKNPWDSLFAAAVSDRPKGTSDLIPFWIYPLEGGAKIERHVPNYPLSQDGERLEALKRSLTVYRMVFGQNRQEDLVAYLLNYLSPADIEQVTEELRIDLEPPGLVGTALCP comes from the coding sequence ATGACCCATCAGACTCGCCCGAACCCTCAGACTGTGCTGGATGGCCTCAAAGACTTTCAGTGCCGCACCGTTGACTATGCTTTTCAGCGGCTCTACACCGACCCTAACCCCACCAATCGCTTTTTAATTGCCGATGAAGTGGGGCTGGGAAAAACCCTCGTGGCCCGTGGCCTGATTGCCAAAGCCGTAGACCATCTTTGGGATAAGGTAGACCGTATTGATATTGTCTACATCTGCTCCAACGCTGAGATCGCTCGCCAGAATATTCAGCGGCTAAACATCACCGGCACTAGAGACTTTAGCCTTGCCTCACGGATCACCCTGCTGCCCTTGCAACTGCACGGTCTGAAACAAAATCGCATTAACTTTGTCTCGTTTACCCCAGGCACTTCGTTTGACATGAAGTCCAGCCTGGGCATGGCCGAAGAGCGGATTTTGCTACATCAGTTGTTAGACAAAGTTTGGCAATTTGAAAATAAAGCCGCTCCCCTCAATATTTTTCAGGGCACATCTGGAAAAGATAATTTCAGGGGACACGTAGACTGGTTTAAGCGATATCGCTCTATCGATGAAACTCTCGCTGCTGCCTTTCACACCCGCCTTAAGCAGCAAATTCAAGACGATAGGGCGATAGGTAAACCAGATTTGCACACTCGATTTGAGGAATTGTGCGATCGCTTCCATCGCTTTAGAGAACATGTCCCCGAAGAAGATCGTCGCCTTCGCAATCAATTTGTTGGCGACCTTAGAGCCCTGCTAGCACGAGCCTGTATTTCGGCTCTAGAGCCCGATCTGATTATCCTCGACGAATTTCAACGGTTCAAGCACCTGCTGGATGCCGAAGACACTAACGAGGTTAGCCAGCTGGCTCATGAACTCTTTAGCTACCAGGCCGAAGATAGCTCTGTAAAGGTCGTGTTGCTCTCCGCCACGCCCTACAAGATGTACACCATGGCCCACGAGCAGGCCACCGGTAACCACTACAGCGATTTTCTCCAAACCATTCGCTTTCTCAAATCCCATGCAGACCAGTCTGAGTACTTTGAAGCGCTATTGGGTCAGTATCGCCGGGAGCTGTTAGCGCTAAAGGACGGCAACTTAGAGAATCTCAAAACGCTGAAGTCAAAGCTAGAACACGACCTGCGCCAGGTGATGGCCCGCACCGAGCGCCTGTCAGCCTCGGCAGACCGGGACGGCATGCTGGCCGAAATCCCCTCGACCAACACCAAGCTAGAAACCCAAGATGTGTTGGCTTACCTGGCTCTTCAGCAGATTGGAGAACTCCTGGGTCAGCACGACACCTTGGAGTATTGGAAGTCGGCCCCCTACCTGCTGAACTTCATGGAGAACTACGAAATCAAGCGGGCCTTTGGTCATGCGATCGCAGGTTCAGAGCATACAGCGAAGATGTTACAGACGCTAAGCAGTCATCCAGAGCTAACCCTGTCGTTGTCCGAGTTAGAGACTTATCAAAAAATTGACCCCTGCAATGCCCGCTTGCGAGGATTGATGGCTGACACAGTGAATACTGGCGCTTGGCAACTTCTGTGGCTACCCCCGTCACTGCCGTACTACGACCTGGCAGGCCCCTTCAAAAACCCAGATCTAGCGCGGTTAACTAAGCGGCTAGTCTTTTCCTCCTGGCAGGTGGTGCCCAAGGTCATTGCCACCCTACTGAGCTACGAGGCCGAGCGGCAGATGATTTCTGCCTTTGAGGAGGCCCCTGAAAATTCTTCAGAGGCCCGCAAACGGCGGCGGCCCCTACTGCGGTTTGGCAAAGCCAACACCCGCCTGACCGGGATGCCTGTCCTAGGATTGCTCTACCCCAGTACAGTGCTGGCCAGAGAGTGCGACCCGCTTACCTTTGCCCTGCAATCGTCTAACCGGCCCTCGCAGCAGGCGCTTTTGGCTCACACCCAGCAAACCATTGCTCGCCTGCTGGAATCTCTCAAGACGACATTTAACATTCAGGTTCCAGAGTCTGGCCCAGAGGATGAAACCTGGTACTGGGCTGCACCGATGCTGCTGGACTGGCATCGAGACCCGGAAGCGACCCAAGCCTGGTTTGGGCAAGCTGATTTGGCAGGCAAATGGAAAGGTCGTCAAGACGCTGGTGCCGACGAACAGCCCGAGGGAGAATCTCTGTGGGCCGAGCACGTCCACCATGCCCAACAGGTTCAAGACCTCGTCGCCGATTTAGGCCGTCCCCCCGCCGATCTTGCAGAGGTGCTGGCTCAGGTGGCGATCGCTAGCCCTGCCATCACCGCTCTTCGTTCCCTGATGCGTGTCATTGGTCAGAGCGAGTCGCTAACCAACATCCAAATCCGCAATAAGGCAGCTGAACTGGCCTGGTCATTTCGCAGTCTCTTCAATCAGGCTGAGGTCACTACCCTGCTGCGGGGGATGAATCGCCAGGAACCCTACTGGCGCAGAGTATTGGAATACTGCCTGGATGGTGGCTTGCAATCGGTCTTAGATGAATACATGCACATTTTGCTGGAGTCCTCTGGTCTGCTGAAGGCCTCCGCAGAAGAGATTGCCGCCCAGCTCACCAATACCATCAGCGAAGCCCTCAGCCTGCGCACCTCAGTGATGTCGGTAGACGAGGTGCGGCTACACCCCAACCAGATTGAGCGGGCTTCAGAAGGCTGCTACAAAATGCGGGGCCATTTTGCCCTGCGGTTTGGTGATAATCCTTCCGATAGCGATCGCGTTCTCAACCGTTCAGAGCATGTGCGCGATGCCTTCAATTCCCCCTTCCGCCCCTTTGTGCTAGCGACCACCTCTATTGGCCAAGAAGGGCTCGACTTTCACCCCTACTGCCATGCGATTGTTCACTGGAACCTGCCCACCAACCCTGTCGATCTAGAACAGCGAGAGGGACGCATTCATCGCTATAAAGGTCATGCCGTCCGCAAAAACCTGGCTCAAAATTACAGCACACGGGTCGTTAATCAGCCCAACAAAAATCCGTGGGATAGTTTGTTTGCCGCTGCCGTAAGCGATCGCCCCAAAGGCACATCAGACCTAATTCCCTTCTGGATCTATCCCCTAGAAGGTGGCGCTAAAATTGAACGCCACGTCCCTAACTATCCTCTAAGTCAAGATGGCGAACGCCTAGAGGCGCTAAAGCGCTCTTTGACCGTCTACCGCATGGTTTTTGGTCAAAATAGGCAAGAAGACTTAGTAGCTTATCTGCTGAACTACTTGTCACCCGCCGACATTGAGCAGGTTACTGAGGAGTTACGCATTGATTTGGAGCCGCCAGGTCTTGTCGGTACAGCACTGTGCCCTTAA
- a CDS encoding NfeD family protein translates to MGFLQLPPPPIEWFPSSAVGVIDEAVEGDCPGRIRYGGTHWFARSYTADLGLTFVVGQPVQILGRQGNTLLILPSSEQLLGA, encoded by the coding sequence ATGGGGTTTCTGCAATTGCCACCACCGCCGATTGAGTGGTTTCCGTCCTCGGCTGTTGGAGTCATTGACGAAGCGGTGGAAGGAGACTGCCCTGGCCGCATTCGGTATGGGGGTACCCACTGGTTTGCTCGCTCTTACACCGCTGACCTGGGACTTACGTTTGTGGTCGGTCAGCCGGTGCAAATTTTGGGTCGGCAGGGCAACACCCTGCTGATTTTGCCCAGTAGTGAGCAACTGCTGGGGGCTTAG
- a CDS encoding phospholipase D family protein — MMLQPSDRAHLFESLRSPEDYSLDCAIGTTFTLDLLTLLTAPLAFTSFDWANEEGSLVHQPQALLATMQQYANRISLFCQTGKITLPKKPSQLFSYLEESVIEVDAPKAGALFHPKVWILRFTAPKQPVCYRLLCLSRNLTFDRAWDTILRLDGELSNRAIPANQPLSDFVRRLPELAHHSAVPHHTQQAVDLIQQEIQRVVFELPLGFQQLSFHPIGIGETSSSPISGPVDRLLIVSPFVSDDALNRLGKLGRRNVLISRPESLAPLQPDALSQFDQLFQLSLGANPEDDDTDTNSEVSELAPLVGLHAKLYVADAGKTTRIWTGSANATQAAFFSNVEFLVELVGPKATFGIDTLLTEPKDNEVNLRSLLEPFRPSAEPIPVVIDEWIEMAEAVQRQVLKWQLRAVVSPLEDNSDHYRLELSGQDQETIHIPSDIQVSCYPLNNPNLAVPLSNPVSPVITFAPMTCVALTSFIAFELRSQDGKRRLGSFVMNVPVEGMPENRRQQILRSLLNDKNQVLRLLMFLLADTKADARELAQAMGISGTTTLAVEGSPSGDTAYLPQFPLFEALIKALNRNPAQLDRIHSLVKDLRQFPEDETMLPDNFEEIWEPIYAVRQTLDS, encoded by the coding sequence ATGATGTTGCAGCCTAGCGATCGCGCCCACCTCTTCGAGTCTCTGCGGTCCCCCGAAGACTACTCCTTAGACTGCGCCATCGGCACCACCTTCACCCTAGACCTGCTTACCCTACTGACGGCACCCCTAGCCTTCACCTCCTTCGACTGGGCCAACGAAGAGGGCAGCCTGGTGCACCAGCCCCAGGCGCTGCTCGCCACCATGCAGCAGTACGCCAACCGCATTAGCCTCTTCTGCCAAACCGGCAAAATCACCCTGCCGAAGAAACCGAGCCAGCTCTTCAGCTATCTTGAAGAGTCAGTGATTGAGGTCGATGCCCCCAAAGCCGGTGCCCTATTTCACCCCAAAGTTTGGATTCTACGGTTCACGGCTCCCAAACAGCCTGTCTGCTATCGGCTACTCTGCCTAAGTCGCAACCTAACCTTTGACCGCGCCTGGGATACCATCCTGCGGCTGGATGGCGAACTGAGCAATCGCGCAATCCCCGCCAACCAACCCCTTAGCGATTTTGTGCGCCGTTTGCCAGAGCTAGCGCACCATAGCGCAGTGCCTCACCACACCCAACAGGCCGTTGACCTCATTCAGCAAGAGATTCAAAGGGTTGTCTTCGAGTTGCCCCTTGGGTTTCAGCAGCTGAGCTTTCATCCTATAGGTATTGGTGAAACCAGCTCTTCCCCGATATCAGGCCCCGTTGATCGACTGCTGATCGTATCTCCCTTTGTGTCGGATGATGCACTGAATCGGTTGGGCAAGCTGGGCCGCCGCAACGTTTTGATTTCTCGCCCAGAGTCCCTAGCACCCCTTCAGCCTGACGCCCTCAGCCAATTTGACCAGCTGTTTCAGCTTAGCCTTGGGGCCAACCCTGAAGATGACGATACTGACACTAACTCAGAAGTATCTGAGTTGGCTCCTTTGGTAGGGCTGCACGCCAAGTTGTATGTGGCAGACGCAGGCAAAACCACCCGCATTTGGACAGGCTCAGCCAATGCCACCCAAGCCGCATTCTTCAGCAATGTGGAGTTTTTGGTGGAGCTGGTTGGACCCAAGGCCACCTTTGGCATCGATACACTGCTGACTGAGCCCAAAGACAACGAGGTGAATTTAAGGAGTTTGCTAGAACCCTTTAGACCATCCGCTGAACCCATCCCAGTCGTTATAGACGAATGGATAGAAATGGCAGAAGCCGTGCAACGGCAAGTGCTGAAATGGCAACTGCGGGCCGTGGTCTCGCCTTTGGAGGATAATTCAGACCACTATCGTCTAGAGCTTTCTGGACAAGACCAGGAGACGATCCACATCCCCTCAGATATTCAGGTGAGCTGCTATCCCTTAAATAACCCAAACTTGGCTGTTCCGCTCAGCAACCCCGTTAGCCCAGTGATTACGTTTGCGCCGATGACCTGCGTAGCACTGACCTCATTCATTGCCTTTGAGCTTCGTAGCCAAGACGGCAAGCGGCGGCTGGGATCGTTTGTGATGAACGTACCCGTTGAAGGAATGCCTGAGAACCGACGGCAGCAGATTTTGCGATCGCTCCTCAACGACAAAAACCAGGTGCTGCGGCTGCTGATGTTTTTGCTGGCCGATACCAAAGCCGACGCTAGAGAGCTGGCCCAGGCCATGGGCATCAGCGGCACGACTACGCTTGCCGTAGAGGGCAGTCCATCCGGCGATACGGCCTACCTACCGCAATTCCCCCTGTTCGAGGCTCTGATCAAGGCCCTAAACCGCAATCCAGCCCAGCTTGATCGCATCCATAGCCTGGTCAAAGACCTGCGCCAGTTCCCTGAAGACGAGACCATGCTGCCAGACAACTTCGAGGAAATTTGGGAACCCATCTACGCCGTGCGCCAAACCCTAGACTCATGA